Genomic segment of Planctomycetota bacterium:
ATGCGGTACAAGATTCGCGCGCTGGAACTCGATCCGTCGAACGAACTCGACGTGCTGCGCGTGGCCGAGGACATCATCAAGGATGGTGAAGTCTCGACGGCCCTGCGGCTGTGCGAGCAAGCGCGCGAAGCTCAGGACGACAAGAAGACGTTCGTCTATCTGGCGCTGACGTACCAGGTGGGGCAATACCGCGTGCTGGCGGGGCGCACCAAGCCGGCGGCCGAAGCGCTGGGCGAAGTGCTCGACGCCTTGAGCCATCCCGATCAGTTCAAGCTCGGCTCGGCCGAGCGCAAGGCATTGGAAGGGAAGCGTGGCGAGAGCTACGAGCTGATCGGCGCGGTGATGTTGCTGGCCGAGCGCCCCGACGAGGCGCTGCTGGCGTTTGAGGCGGCGCAAAAGATCAAGCCGCGGCCCGATCGACTGCTGTTGCGCCAGGCGCAAGTGCTGGCCGCCAAGCGGCAGCCGGCCGAGGCGTTGGAGAAGCTGGACGAGTATTTCGCGACCAAAGACACCAGCGAGCAAACGGCGCCGTACGAGTTGCTGGCCGAGGTGCTCAAGGATCTGAAACGCGACAACGAGTTGATCGAGCGGCTGGAAAAGCTGCGCACCACGTTGCCCAGCCACGCGCCGCTCGACCTGTACCTGGCCCGCAAGTATCTGCTGGCCGATCAGTTGGACCAGGCGGAGAAGCTGTTGGCCAAGCTGCAAAAGACGGCCCCCACGTCCGAAGGTTACCGCCGGCTGCTCGAAGTCTATCGTCGCGCCGGCAAGTTCGAGCCGCTGTTGATGACGTTGGTGCAGGTCAGGGAAAAGACCAACAGCCTCGACGCCGTCGAAGACGAAGTGAAGAAGCTGGCCGACAATCAGGCCGCGCTCGACGAGTTGATCCGGTTGGCCAAGCAAGAGCCCGACGACGCTGGCCGCGACACGTCGTACACTCGGTTGTTGGTGGTGGCGCATTTGGCTTTGGAGGCCAAGCGGTATCAATTGGGGAGCGAGTTGTACGAGTTGGCGATCAAGAATCGCCCGCGTCAGCGCGACGCCTGGGTCGAAGCGTGCCTGGGGCTATTGCGCCTGGAGCAATACGACGCGGCCATCGACTTGCTGCGGCGCGGCATCGAGGAAAAGGTGCTGGCCACCGACAATCCCGACTTTCATTTGTTCCTGTCGATCGCCCTGGAAATGTCGGGGCAGACGGACGAGGCGTTGAAGGCGGCGAAGCAGGCGGCCGAAATTGGCGAGCATGTCCCGCGCGTGGAAAGCCGCGTGGCCTGGGTGTTGTATCACGCCAAGCGTTACGACGCGGCGGCCGAGGCCTATCGCCAGTTGGTCGCGCGGTTCGAGAACAACTACACGTCCGAAGGCATCCGCCGCGCGGTGCGCGAGGCGCGATTGGCGTTGTCGAACGTCTATGTCTCGCTGCACAAGCTGCGCGAGGCCGAGGACTGCCTGGAAGAAGTGCTGGATGAGTATCCCGAAGACATCGCGGCCATGAACGACCTGGGCTACTTGCTGGCCGATCAGGGCAAGCAGTTGGACCGCGCGGTCGAGATGGCGCAAAAGGCCGTGGCCGCCGAGCCCGAGAACTATGCTTATCGCGATAGCCTAGGCTGGGCCTATTTCAAGCTAGGACGATTCGACGAGGCGCTGGCCGAGATCAAAATCGCGGCCAACGAGAAAGAGCCCGACGGCGTGGTGCTTGACCACTTGGGGGATGTCTATCTGGCGCTCAAGCAGCCCGCCGAAGCCGAGCAGGCCTGGAAGCGAGCGGTCGAATTGCTTAAGAAACAAGCGGATCAGGAGCGCGTGCGTCGCGTCACGGAAAAGCTGAGCCGGTTGCCCAAGTAAGCTTGGCACGGCCTTTGATGATTCATCATTTCACCCCGGACGACGGTTGGTTTCATGGCTGGTCATTCCCATTGGGCGAACATCTCTCGCAAGAAGTCGCTGATCGATCACAAGCGTGGCAAGCTGTGGAGCAAGCTGGCCAAGGCCATCATCATCGCCGCCAAGAGCGGCGGCGGCGACCCTGACGCCAACCTGAAACTGCGCTATGCGATCGACGCCGCCAAGGCGGTGAGCATGCCCAAGGACAACATCGAACGGGCCATTCGCGCCGGCACCGGCGAAACCAAGGCCGGCCAGTTGGAAGAGATGCTGTACGAAGGCTACGGCGCTGGCGGCGTGGCGGTGTTGTGCGAGATTCTGACCGACAATCGCAATCGAACCGCGCCGGAAATCCGCAAGGTGTTCGAACTGAACGACGGCAAACTCGGCGAGTCGGGCTGCGTGTCGTGGATGTTCGATCGCAAGGGGCTGATCGTCATCGCGGCCGACAAGATCGACGAAGAAGCGCTGATGGAACTGGTGCTCGAAGCCGGCGCCGACGACGTGACCCACGTGGGCGAGACGTTCGAGGTGACCTGCGATCCGTCGAACTACCAGGCGGTGCTCGAAGCCCTGGCCCAGAAGGAACTCAAACCCGAGTCGAGCGACATCACCCGGATCCCCAAGAACACGGTCGACCTTGACGCCGACACCGCTCGCAAGATTCTCAAGCTGCTGGAGGTGCTCGACGATCACGAAGATGTCCAGCGCGTGGCCGCGAACTTCAACATCCCCGACGCGGCCATGGCCGAAATCGGCGGCTGAGTTTCTTTGCCACGGAGGAAGAGGGGGAAGTGATGAATGATGAGTGCTGATTGATGAATAGAGGATTGAAGCGAGCACGCCTATGGCCCTGCGACTGGGCATCCTTCAATGAGTCGTCCTTGACATAGTGCTTTGGGAGTGCTCTCCGCCATTCATCACTCCGCATTCATCGCTTCTGCCTCTCTGCATTCCTCCGTGCAAACCTCCGTGTCTCAGCGCCTCCGTGGCTAGTCTTCTGCCGGCGCACGACATGCTGGCATTCTGTGCCGGCTTTGCGTCTCTTGCCGGCCGTAGCGAATATTCTCTTAATGCGGTCGGCCCAGCTTGCCGATGCTGATCCATAGACCCAGCAGCATGCCGGGGACTCCCAGGTCGTTTGATTTGCTGTCACCCGCGACAGCTAGTCGACCTGGTCGAGCACGGCATGCCGAACGAACCTGAAGGGGGATCGCATGTTGCGCCGGACGCTCTGCGCTGTTTGCTGCGCTGCCGCTTTGTCGAGCGCGCTGGTCGGTTCGACCGCCCAGGCCCAGCAGGCCTATGGCCGCGCCTGGGGCCGCAGCTATAGCACCCAGGATTGGGAGCGCTTCTACCACTACCCGTACGTCTATTATCCCCAGAACTACTACGGCGCGGACTACTACAAGAGCTCGAACGACATGTACTACCGCTATCCGCAAGAGATGCGGATTCCGGTCTACAACAAGGCCTGGCAAAACGAGTACCCGCAAAGCCGCCGGTATCACCAGGGACATCACTTCATTCTCGACGTGTTCTAAACGTCGAGAATAGGTGCCAAACGCTTGGCTGCGTCGCGCGATGACAGCGACGCTCAACCGCCGCCGCGGCCGAACTCGTAGAGCACTTCGGTCGCCTGGTGCAACTCGTCGATCGCCAGCCACTCGTCGCAAGTGTGGGCCTGGGCCACCGAGCCGGGGCCATAGACGATCGACGGCACGCCCGTGGCCGCGAACTTCGAGGCGTCGGTCCCGTAGGCCACGCCGACAATTTCTCCCTGCTTGGTCAGCCGCCGCGCCACAGCCGACAACCGCTCGGCCACGGCCCCGTTCTCGGTGTCGTTGAGCGGCACCCCTTGCAGGAACATCGTGTCGTGCTGTACCGGGAAGTTGACCGCGCCGTGTCGCGAGACATAGTCGATCACTTCCAGGTAGGCCGCCTGTGGCGTCTCGCCAGGGATCACGCGGCGATCGATCTCGATCGTACAGCGGTCGGCCACGGTGTTCACGCTGATGCCGCCGTTGATCAGCCCGACGCTCAACGTCGGCCGGCCACAGCGCGGATGGACCGGCACCTTGGGCAGTTCATGTTCGGCGTATTCCTCGAGCGCCAACAGCAGCCGGGCCATCTTGTAAATCGCGTTGTCGCCGAGTTGCGGGTTGGAACTATGCGCCGCGCGGCCTAGGGTGTGGGCGCGCCAGCGAGCGGTTCCTTTGTGGGCGACGACCACTTGTAGTTCCGTCGGCTCGGCCACCACCGAACAGTCGGGCCGCCGTGGAATCAGCGCCCCGGGCTTCGGCTCGGCCCATTGCTTGGCGAGCGCCGTGGCACCGGTGTAGCCGTGCTCTTCGTTCACCGTGCAGGCCATCAGAATGGTCGGCAAGTTCTTGGGCCGCTCCTCGGCCAGCCGGGCGAAGGCCACCAGCATGGCCGCCATGCCACCCTTGATGTCGCACGAACCACGGCCATAGATCCGCCCATCGCGAACCGTTGGCGTCCAGGGCTCGATGGTCATGCCATCGACGGGGACTGTGTCTTGATGCGCCTCCCAGACGACCAGCGGCCCGCCGCGCTCGCACGAGACCGCGCCGTCGAGCCGCGCGACGATGTTCTCGCGCCCCGGGTCGACGAGCTGACGCTCGTAGGGAATCCGCAGTCGCTTGAACAGTTGCTCCAGGTAATCGGTTACCCGATGTTCGTAGTAAATGTCTCCTTCGACCTGCCGTCCCATCGGATTGACGCTGGGAATGCTGATCAACTCGGCGAGCAACTTGACGACATCGAGCGACATGAGCGACGGCGACTCCTAACGGAATGTTAATGGCGGGGCAGGGGCGGGCAGGTCGGGTGCCGAGCATTGTAACCGAGCGGTGCGTGTCTGTCTCACCGCCGTGAAGTAGCTGGTGGTTCGCGCCAATATGTGTTGAGGGCCTGGGTTTGTAAGTCCCCGGTTGGAATCGCTCGCGGTGTAAATCGGGGACTTACGCCCTCGACTCTCTCGGTAAGGCGCTGAAATGCCAGCCAGGCGGCATGCCCCAGGAGCCGCTAGCTCGGGGCTACTTGACCATGCCCGGGGGGACCGATACGATCTTCGTTCATCCTAGGAAGTCCAGGGTTTACTGCCGGCGGCGGGTTTGTGAAAGCCTTCACAAACCAGTTTCCCAGCCTTCGACGGCGCGCACGGCGGCGGCCCTAATCGCTTTGCGGACTTAGCTTTTCAACACGCAAGCCAAGTGTGACGGAATGCAGCCGGCTGTTCCCATCTTCTTATTTGTGTTGGCGGCCACGGGCTTGTGCCTGGCCCTGCTGACCGTGGCCTGGGTCGTGGGACCAGCGACCAAGCGCACGCCGGACAAAGAGATGCCGTATGAAAGCGGCATGAATCCGATCCATGACACGCGCCGCCGCTTTGATGTGCGGTTCCATCTGGTGGCGATCGCGTTTCTGTTGTTCGACGTCGAATTGTTGTTCCTCTATCCCTGGGCCGTGGCCAGCCGTAATCCGGCCGGCATTGACCATGCGATCGCCGAACCACAGAAATGGGTCGACAGCCGCGGGCTCGTGTTTGGCGAAGTCAGCGTGTTTGTCATCTTGCTGGCGTTGGGGCTGGTCTATGTCTGGCGCAAGGGAGTGTTCAAATGGCGATAGAACTTCCCGAAAACGTCGTCGTCAGCAAGCTTGACGAGTTGGCCAGTTGGTGCCGCAAGAACAGTTTGTGGCCCATGCCGTTCGCGACGGCTTGCTGTGGCATTGAGCTGATGGCCACCGGCGCCAGCCGGCACGACCTGGCCCGCTTTGGCGCGGAAGTCTTTCGCTTCAGCCCACGGCAGTGCGATTTGATGATCGTCGCTGGTCGCGTGGTGATGAAGATGCTGCCGGTGCTGCAGCGCATATGGTCCCAGATGAACGAGCCCAAGTGGTGCATCTCGATGGGGGCGTGCGCCTCGACCGGTGGCGTGTTCGACACCTACTCGGTGGTGCAGGGGATCGATCGCTTCATTCCGGTCGATATGTACGTGCCCGGCTGCCCGCCGCGCCCCGAGCAATTGATCCAGGCGATTATCGACCTGCAAGACCGTATTCAGCGCGAGGGGACGATCACCGGCGCGGAGTTCGCCACGCCGCAGCGTCAATCGCGCAAGCGAGCGCTGATCGAGCTGCCCATTGTGGGCCAGCCGTTGCCGGGCGGCCCGGGCTATCCGGCGGCGGGACTCTCGGGGCTGAGGCATTAATTCAAACCTTCGGCCACGCGCCGCCACGTCAATCGTCCCTGGAACAGCAAGGAACGCAGGCCCCCGACCATGAACGGAACACTGCCCGAGACCATCCAGTCGCTGCGCAGCGCTTATCCCGATCTGGCGGTGAGCGAGTTTCGTGGCCAGACGCGCGTGGTCGTGCCGCGCGATTCGCTGGTCGACGTGATGACCATTCTGCGCGACGAGCGCGGGTTCGATCTGCTGGTCGACGTGACCTGTGTCGACTATCTGAACTATCGCAACGCCACCGACCGGTTCGGCCTGGTCTACTTGCTGGCTTCGACGACGAACAACGAGCGGATCACCGTCCGCGTGTTCGTCAACGAGCCCGACCTGGTGGTGCCGTCGATGGTGCCGATGTGGCCGGGGGCCAATTGGCTGGAGCGCGAGGTGTGGGACATGTTCGGCATCACGTTCGCGGGTCATCCGGACCATCGCCGCATTCTGATGCCCGACGAGTTCACGGCCTTTCCGCTGCGCAAGGACTACCCGCTGCAAGGGCGGGGCGAGCGTCACAACTTTACCGTGTTGACCCGAGAGCAGGCGTAACCGCATGCCGCTGAGTGCTGCCGACATCCAGACGCGCGACCTGGCGCATGATGAATCGCAGGATTACCTGTGGACGCTGAACTTTGGCCCGCAGCATCCGGCCACGCACACCACCTTGCGCATCGTGTTGAAGCTCGATGGCGAGCGGGTGGTCGACGCCATGCCCGACATCGGTTACTTGCACTCGGGCTTCGAGAAGATCGGCGAGCATCTCGACTATAACCAGTACGTCACGGTCACCGACCGGATGAATTACATCTCGCCGGTGGCGAACAATGTCGCCTGGCACGGGGCGGTCGAGGCGCTGCTGGGCATCGAGCTGACGCCCCGGTGCAAGTACCTGCGGGTCATCGTGGCCGAGTTGGCGCGGATCAGCGATCACTTGCTGAGCAATGGCGCGGTTGGGCTCGACGCCGGCGCGTTCACGTTCTTCTTGTACGCGTTCAATCGCCGCGAAGAGATTTACGACATCATGGAGACGCTGTGCGGCGCCCGCTTCACGCACAGCTATACCCGGGTCGGCGGCGCGATGGGCGACGCCACGCCCAAGTTCCTTGAACAAGTCCGCCAGTTCGTCCGCACGCTCCCCAAGACGCTCGACGACATGGAACGGTTGCTGAATCGCAACCGGATCTTCGTCGACCGGACCAAGGGGGTCGGCGTGATGACCAAGGAACAAATGATCGCCCGCAGCGTGACCGGCCCCTTGGCTCGGGCCAGCGGCGTGACGCGCGATCTGCGCAAGGACGAGCCTTACCTGGCGTACGCCGATTTCGATTTCAAGGTCTGCTGTGCCACGGGCAACGATTGCTTCGCGCGTTATCTGGTTCGCATGGCCGAGATGCGGGAGAGCCTGAAGATCATTCACCAGGCGCTCGAGAATCTGCCCGCCGGCCCGTTGAATGTGCCGATTGCCGAACGAACCGCCATTCCCACCAAGCAGCAGGTCTATACGACCATCGAAGGGACGATCTCGCACTTTGAGTTGGTGATGGCCAACCGCGGGTTCGAGGCCCCGCACGACGAGGTCTACTACGCCAACGAAACCGCCAACGGCGAACTGGGCTTTTATGTCGTGGGTGATGGGAGCGACGTGGCCTACCGGGCGCGGTGCCGGCCGCCGTCCTACATTCACTTTGCCTTGTTCCCTGAAATGATCCGCGGCCACACGCTGAGCGATGTGGTGGCCGTGCTGGGCAGCCTGAACATCATTGCCGCGGAGCTCGATCGATAATGGCTGTGCTGACCTCGGAAATGATCGACGCCATCAAGGCCTACATCCCGCGCTATCCCAACAAGCGCGCGGTGGTGCTGCCGGCGCTGCACATCGTGAACGAGCATCTGCGCTGGGTGCCGTACGAGGCCGTCGTTGAAGTGGCCGAACTGCTTGAGCTGCCTCCCCCCGAGGTGCAGGACACGCTCAGCTTTTACGGCTTCTTCAAGCAAGACAAGCCGCACGGCGAGACGCGGGCCTGGGTGTGCCGCTCGGTCAGTTGCGCTCTGCGCGGCGGTGAAGAGATTCTTGACCACTTGTGCCACCAGGCTGGCGTGAAGCCGGGCGAGACGACGGCCGACGGCAAGTTGACGGTCGAGTTCGGCGAGTGCCTGGGCGCGTGCGAGTTCGCCCCCTGCATGCTGGCCGGCAAGGACCTGCACAAGGATCTGACCAACGAAAAGATCGACGAGTTTGTGAAGTCGCTCGGTTGAGTGTGAGAGCAATGATTCGCGAGGGAACCTCGAAACCAATGAAAGCGCGAACTCCCATGAGACGGCGGGTAGGCGGGCGCACTGCTTCCCAGCGGCGATTGTTCGAGCAGCTCGGCGAATCGGTGCCGCGCGCTAACGCCGCGGGCGAGTCCGGTCGTTATCTGTTGCTTAACGTCGATGCGTTCGAGTGGTTGGAGTCGGCGCCGCCGAATTCGATCGAGGCGGTGATTACGGACCCCCCTTACGGTTTGATCGAATACACCGAAGAACAATTGCGAAAGCGGAAGGCGGGGCGAGGCGGAGTGTGGCGCATTCCGCCGTCGTTCGATGGCTGCCAACGCTCGCCGCTGCCTCGGTTTACCGTGTTGGGGGCGGACGATCATGAACGGCTGCGGGCGTTTTTCGCTCGGCTGGCCCAGGGCTTGATGCGCGTTATGGTGCCGGGAGCGCACTTGTTCATTGCCACCAATCCCTTGGTTTCCTACCTGGTTTACGAGCCGTTGATTCGCGCGGGCTTCGAGAAGCGTGGTGAAATCATTCGGCTCGTGCAAACCTTGCGGGGCGGTGATCGACCAAAGAACGCGGAAAAAGAATTTGCCGACGTGTCGGTCATGCCACGCTCGTGCTGGGAACCGTGGGGTTTGTTTCGCAAGCCCTGCGAAGGCCGCGTGCAAGATAATTTGCGGAAATGGAAGACGGGTGGTTTGCGCCGCATTTCGGATGACGAGCCGTTCCGCGACGTGATCGAATCCTCGGTGGCGCGAAATGGCGAGCGTGAGATTGCTCCGCACCCGTCGCTGAAGCCGCAGCATTTCCTCAGGCAACTGTGCCGCGCGGCTTTGCCGCTGGGGAAAGGAACGATTCTTGATCCATTCTGTGGGTCGGGATCAACGATTGCAGCGGCGTTGGCATGCAGGCGCAAATGCATTGGAATCGAAATCAACCGCCAATTCTTCAAGATAGCTCAATGCGGAATTGGAAGGCTGGCGGACCTTTGTGTCAGACGGGAGTTAGCTTGAAGTGCCATATCCGAGTGCGGACGAGTTCGCTCGGCTGCTTCAATCCGTTAATCACAGGAAGTTGCTCGACGAGTATGTATTTGAAGGTCTCCCATTTGCGTTCCGCAACTCGTCGGCTGACTATGACGCGCTAGTGAATCATCTGGTGAACGAACTAGGTGTTACAAACAAGGACATCACAATTGTTGGGAGCGGCAAGATTGGGTTCAGTCTCGCCCCTGACGATGACTATGGCATCGCATTCGATCGGAATCGGTCTGACCTAGACGTGCTGGTGGTTTCGGCGGAGCTTTTCGACAAAATTTGGCTGGAGATGCTGCGAGTGCCGCGCTCGCAACATGCGCTCCTAAGGCAACTTGACAAGACACGAATTGAAAAGCATCGCACCAATGAAATCTATTGGGGACGAATGTGGCCAGAGGATCTGCTTTCAGTTTCAGCGGCGGCTCGCAAGTGGGTTGCGGCATTTCGGGGAATCAGTCGCATACCATCGCTGGCGTACTACAGAGTAAATGGGCGACTATACAGATCCTGGGAACATGCACAGGTGTACCATCTCGACGGTTTGCGAGAGTTGGCAGCGAAGCTTAGGTCTTGATCGGCAGTTTTCATTTTAGGCGAGTCAGTGAAATACCACCCAACTATACAGACGATTTCGTGGTTCAAAGCGCGGGCTGACGATGGCAGTCTGACGATCAAGCCCCCATATCAAAGACGTCCGGTGTGGAAGGCACGCCAGAAGTGCCATTTGATTGAAACAGTATTGCTTGATTTGCCAATCCCCGAAATCTACGTGCATGTGAAGATAACGGACGAGGGCAAGTCAGAATATGCAGTCGTTGATGGGCAGCAGCGGATACGGGCGATCTTGCAATTCATAGGTGCTGAGCGCGATGAAGGTGAGGCCCAACATAATGCTTTTGCATTGACCCATCTTGACCCGAACGCAGAGTTCTACAATTGGACCTTTGATGAACTGAATACGGATCAACGGCGTCGCTTTTTTGCGTACAAACTCGCCGTTCGCGAAATCGATGATGCCGACGACGATGAGGTGCGGCGCATCTTTGCACGACTTAACAAATACCTGACCAAGTTGAGCCCGCAAGAACTTCGCAACGCTACGTATTCTGGTCCCTTCGTGAAGCTTGCGAATGACCTGACAGACGATGAGTACTGGTCAGAGAACAGGATTGTGTCTCCGGAGACAATTCGCAGAATGGGGGACATTGAGTTCATTAGTGAGCTATTGATCGGCGTTCTCGATGGCCCGCAGAGTGGCAAGGCTGAGATCATTGACGAGTATTATCAGCGGTTTGAAGACTTTACCGAGGAGTTTGAAGGCCAGGCTGAATTGAAACGCCGGTTCAGCAGAACTCTGGACCTCGTTCAGCGAGTACTCCCAGAAATTCGCGACACTCGCTGGAGAAACAAGACTGACTTCTATTCATTATTTGTGGCTTTTGCGCACAAGCTTCGGAGTGAAGTCGTACAGGAAAGCATGGTGGAATCCCTGGGTGATAAACTGATGGCATTTGCCGCTCAGGTGGATAAAGCCATTGAATCAAGCGCTGCAAAGGTTCCGCAATATGTTCTCGAGTATGCGCAAGCACATGTTAAGGGCAGCAGCGAGAAATCAAGACGCGCGGCCCGTCATGAGTCGTTGCTTACAGTGGTTGATTCATTCTTCGCTGCCAAGAAGCCGCCGCGAGCGATCAAAAAGACGACGTAGCTCCTGGTCGTATTATTAATAAGAATTACGCCCGATGCAGAATTTCAAGTTCGAACCAGTCCTGATGGCCAACATGAACAAGCCCGACAGCCATCGGCTCGAGGTCTATCGCGCCGGCGGCGGTTACGCGGGGCTGAAGCGCGTCTTGGCCGAAGGCGACCCGGCCAAGGTGATCGAAACGGTCAAGTCGAGCGGATTGCGCGGCCGCGGCGGCGCTGGCTTCCCCACGGGCCTGAAGTGGACGTTCTTGCCCAAGAACCATCCCGGCCCGATCTACATGTGCATCAACGCCGACGAGAGCGAACCGGGCACGTTCAACAACCGCTACCTGATGGAACTCGACCCGCACCAGGTGATCGAGGGGATCATTCTCAGCTCGTTCGCCACGCGGGCCACGACGGCGTACGTCTATCTGCGCTATGAGTACCCGCTGTCGATGGAGCGGATGCAAGGCGCGCTCGACGAGTGCTACGCCGCCGGCATCCTGGGCAAGAACATCTTCGGCAGCAGCTTCTCGCTCGACATTTTCATGCACCGTGGCGCCGCGGCTTATATCTGTGGCGAAGAGACCGGGTTGATCGAGAGCCTGGAAGGCAAGCGGGCCTGGCCGCGCATCAAGCCGCCGTTCCCCGCGGTCGAAGGGGTGTTCCGCAAGCCGACGGTCGTCAACAACATCGAGACCGTGGCCTGTGTCAAGCAGATTATCGACCGGGGCGTCGACTGGTTCAAAAGCATGGGCGTGCCGGCCGATCCGAA
This window contains:
- a CDS encoding calmodulin-binding protein, translating into MLRRTLCAVCCAAALSSALVGSTAQAQQAYGRAWGRSYSTQDWERFYHYPYVYYPQNYYGADYYKSSNDMYYRYPQEMRIPVYNKAWQNEYPQSRRYHQGHHFILDVF
- a CDS encoding NADH-quinone oxidoreductase subunit C, with the translated sequence MNGTLPETIQSLRSAYPDLAVSEFRGQTRVVVPRDSLVDVMTILRDERGFDLLVDVTCVDYLNYRNATDRFGLVYLLASTTNNERITVRVFVNEPDLVVPSMVPMWPGANWLEREVWDMFGITFAGHPDHRRILMPDEFTAFPLRKDYPLQGRGERHNFTVLTREQA
- a CDS encoding DUF262 domain-containing protein; the encoded protein is MKYHPTIQTISWFKARADDGSLTIKPPYQRRPVWKARQKCHLIETVLLDLPIPEIYVHVKITDEGKSEYAVVDGQQRIRAILQFIGAERDEGEAQHNAFALTHLDPNAEFYNWTFDELNTDQRRRFFAYKLAVREIDDADDDEVRRIFARLNKYLTKLSPQELRNATYSGPFVKLANDLTDDEYWSENRIVSPETIRRMGDIEFISELLIGVLDGPQSGKAEIIDEYYQRFEDFTEEFEGQAELKRRFSRTLDLVQRVLPEIRDTRWRNKTDFYSLFVAFAHKLRSEVVQESMVESLGDKLMAFAAQVDKAIESSAAKVPQYVLEYAQAHVKGSSEKSRRAARHESLLTVVDSFFAAKKPPRAIKKTT
- a CDS encoding site-specific DNA-methyltransferase, with translation MRRRVGGRTASQRRLFEQLGESVPRANAAGESGRYLLLNVDAFEWLESAPPNSIEAVITDPPYGLIEYTEEQLRKRKAGRGGVWRIPPSFDGCQRSPLPRFTVLGADDHERLRAFFARLAQGLMRVMVPGAHLFIATNPLVSYLVYEPLIRAGFEKRGEIIRLVQTLRGGDRPKNAEKEFADVSVMPRSCWEPWGLFRKPCEGRVQDNLRKWKTGGLRRISDDEPFRDVIESSVARNGEREIAPHPSLKPQHFLRQLCRAALPLGKGTILDPFCGSGSTIAAALACRRKCIGIEINRQFFKIAQCGIGRLADLCVRRELA
- a CDS encoding YebC/PmpR family DNA-binding transcriptional regulator; translated protein: MAGHSHWANISRKKSLIDHKRGKLWSKLAKAIIIAAKSGGGDPDANLKLRYAIDAAKAVSMPKDNIERAIRAGTGETKAGQLEEMLYEGYGAGGVAVLCEILTDNRNRTAPEIRKVFELNDGKLGESGCVSWMFDRKGLIVIAADKIDEEALMELVLEAGADDVTHVGETFEVTCDPSNYQAVLEALAQKELKPESSDITRIPKNTVDLDADTARKILKLLEVLDDHEDVQRVAANFNIPDAAMAEIGG
- the ndhC gene encoding NADH-quinone oxidoreductase subunit A, which gives rise to MQPAVPIFLFVLAATGLCLALLTVAWVVGPATKRTPDKEMPYESGMNPIHDTRRRFDVRFHLVAIAFLLFDVELLFLYPWAVASRNPAGIDHAIAEPQKWVDSRGLVFGEVSVFVILLALGLVYVWRKGVFKWR
- the nuoB gene encoding NADH-quinone oxidoreductase subunit NuoB, which gives rise to MAIELPENVVVSKLDELASWCRKNSLWPMPFATACCGIELMATGASRHDLARFGAEVFRFSPRQCDLMIVAGRVVMKMLPVLQRIWSQMNEPKWCISMGACASTGGVFDTYSVVQGIDRFIPVDMYVPGCPPRPEQLIQAIIDLQDRIQREGTITGAEFATPQRQSRKRALIELPIVGQPLPGGPGYPAAGLSGLRH
- a CDS encoding NAD(P)H-dependent oxidoreductase subunit E translates to MAVLTSEMIDAIKAYIPRYPNKRAVVLPALHIVNEHLRWVPYEAVVEVAELLELPPPEVQDTLSFYGFFKQDKPHGETRAWVCRSVSCALRGGEEILDHLCHQAGVKPGETTADGKLTVEFGECLGACEFAPCMLAGKDLHKDLTNEKIDEFVKSLG
- a CDS encoding NADH-quinone oxidoreductase subunit D, translating into MPLSAADIQTRDLAHDESQDYLWTLNFGPQHPATHTTLRIVLKLDGERVVDAMPDIGYLHSGFEKIGEHLDYNQYVTVTDRMNYISPVANNVAWHGAVEALLGIELTPRCKYLRVIVAELARISDHLLSNGAVGLDAGAFTFFLYAFNRREEIYDIMETLCGARFTHSYTRVGGAMGDATPKFLEQVRQFVRTLPKTLDDMERLLNRNRIFVDRTKGVGVMTKEQMIARSVTGPLARASGVTRDLRKDEPYLAYADFDFKVCCATGNDCFARYLVRMAEMRESLKIIHQALENLPAGPLNVPIAERTAIPTKQQVYTTIEGTISHFELVMANRGFEAPHDEVYYANETANGELGFYVVGDGSDVAYRARCRPPSYIHFALFPEMIRGHTLSDVVAVLGSLNIIAAELDR
- a CDS encoding tetratricopeptide repeat protein, whose translation is MPITLELRWPAWFFLATTALAVCLCGGALAWAKPPLTELDDKPEKFVPVRPATERQRNEEEALTLYAAGLTEEQKGNLALALRLYHKALRYDPNAVSIVRQVVDVATRLNRTKEVMRYKIRALELDPSNELDVLRVAEDIIKDGEVSTALRLCEQAREAQDDKKTFVYLALTYQVGQYRVLAGRTKPAAEALGEVLDALSHPDQFKLGSAERKALEGKRGESYELIGAVMLLAERPDEALLAFEAAQKIKPRPDRLLLRQAQVLAAKRQPAEALEKLDEYFATKDTSEQTAPYELLAEVLKDLKRDNELIERLEKLRTTLPSHAPLDLYLARKYLLADQLDQAEKLLAKLQKTAPTSEGYRRLLEVYRRAGKFEPLLMTLVQVREKTNSLDAVEDEVKKLADNQAALDELIRLAKQEPDDAGRDTSYTRLLVVAHLALEAKRYQLGSELYELAIKNRPRQRDAWVEACLGLLRLEQYDAAIDLLRRGIEEKVLATDNPDFHLFLSIALEMSGQTDEALKAAKQAAEIGEHVPRVESRVAWVLYHAKRYDAAAEAYRQLVARFENNYTSEGIRRAVREARLALSNVYVSLHKLREAEDCLEEVLDEYPEDIAAMNDLGYLLADQGKQLDRAVEMAQKAVAAEPENYAYRDSLGWAYFKLGRFDEALAEIKIAANEKEPDGVVLDHLGDVYLALKQPAEAEQAWKRAVELLKKQADQERVRRVTEKLSRLPK
- a CDS encoding M20 family metallopeptidase: MSLDVVKLLAELISIPSVNPMGRQVEGDIYYEHRVTDYLEQLFKRLRIPYERQLVDPGRENIVARLDGAVSCERGGPLVVWEAHQDTVPVDGMTIEPWTPTVRDGRIYGRGSCDIKGGMAAMLVAFARLAEERPKNLPTILMACTVNEEHGYTGATALAKQWAEPKPGALIPRRPDCSVVAEPTELQVVVAHKGTARWRAHTLGRAAHSSNPQLGDNAIYKMARLLLALEEYAEHELPKVPVHPRCGRPTLSVGLINGGISVNTVADRCTIEIDRRVIPGETPQAAYLEVIDYVSRHGAVNFPVQHDTMFLQGVPLNDTENGAVAERLSAVARRLTKQGEIVGVAYGTDASKFAATGVPSIVYGPGSVAQAHTCDEWLAIDELHQATEVLYEFGRGGG